One Pseudodesulfovibrio cashew DNA window includes the following coding sequences:
- a CDS encoding carboxymuconolactone decarboxylase family protein has protein sequence MKESQIALKESIGRHWQAYKDAMPEIADVYDPLPQEVYKDGVISARHKRLMALVGGLVHGCRGCILYQTENALELGASVEEICEACAVAVSLGGTMASAETSRVMAYLEEKGIL, from the coding sequence ATGAAAGAAAGTCAGATTGCCCTCAAGGAAAGCATCGGCCGTCACTGGCAGGCCTACAAGGACGCCATGCCGGAGATAGCGGACGTGTATGATCCGTTACCGCAGGAAGTTTACAAGGACGGCGTGATCAGCGCCCGGCACAAGCGCCTCATGGCCCTTGTCGGCGGGTTGGTTCATGGCTGCCGAGGGTGCATCCTCTACCAGACGGAAAACGCGCTCGAACTCGGGGCGAGCGTCGAGGAAATCTGCGAAGCCTGCGCTGTGGCCGTATCTCTCGGCGGAACCATGGCGTCGGCGGAAACCTCCCGCGTAATGGCATATCTTGAAGAAAAGGGAATTTTGTAG
- the thrC gene encoding threonine synthase, translating into MTADLFPTYRGDMEYFCLGCGKRFPTDELYYTCPDCGGVFLLENLSFDELKKTPGEEWRKIFDARAASKKTALRGIFRFYELMAPVLEEEDIVYLGEGNTPLVESSPALKAATGIRTAYKNDGQNPSASFKDRGMACGFSYLRALIRKHGWDQILTVCASTGDTSAAAALYASYAGGAIKSVVILPHGKVTPAQLAQPLGSGAVVLEVPGVFDDCMKVVEHLADNYRVALLNSKNAWRILGQESYAFECAQWYDWDMKGKCIFVPIGNAGNITAIMAGFLKLYDLGVISDLPRIFGVQSHHADPVYRYYAVDDPKERKYEPVTVSASVAQAAMIGSPVSFPRVKYFAEKFEAVGGKEAFQVIQVTEQQIMDSMIQANRNGHIACTQGGESFAGAKRAMELGLISDEELCILDSTAHQLKFVDFQNMYFDNAFPPEFEVTPDMSLANKPELVITPEEKERLSAEEYTRTTADNVVAKLGLEKK; encoded by the coding sequence ATGACTGCAGATCTTTTCCCCACCTATCGCGGCGACATGGAGTACTTCTGCCTTGGTTGCGGCAAGCGCTTCCCCACCGACGAACTCTACTACACCTGCCCCGACTGCGGTGGCGTGTTCCTGCTGGAGAACCTCTCCTTCGACGAGTTGAAAAAAACGCCGGGTGAGGAGTGGAGGAAGATTTTCGACGCACGCGCCGCGTCCAAGAAGACCGCCCTGCGCGGCATTTTCCGCTTCTATGAGCTGATGGCTCCGGTGCTGGAGGAAGAGGACATCGTCTACCTGGGCGAGGGCAACACCCCGCTGGTGGAGTCCAGCCCGGCCCTGAAGGCCGCGACCGGCATCCGCACCGCCTACAAGAACGACGGACAGAATCCCTCCGCCTCCTTCAAGGACAGGGGCATGGCCTGCGGCTTCTCCTACCTGCGCGCGCTCATCCGCAAGCACGGCTGGGACCAGATCCTGACCGTCTGCGCCTCCACGGGCGACACATCCGCCGCTGCGGCCCTCTACGCCTCCTATGCGGGCGGAGCCATCAAGTCCGTAGTCATCCTGCCCCATGGCAAGGTCACCCCGGCCCAGCTCGCCCAGCCGCTCGGCTCCGGCGCGGTGGTCCTGGAGGTGCCCGGAGTATTCGACGACTGCATGAAGGTAGTCGAGCACCTGGCCGACAACTACCGCGTGGCCCTGCTCAACTCCAAGAACGCCTGGCGCATCCTGGGCCAGGAGTCCTACGCTTTCGAATGCGCACAGTGGTACGACTGGGACATGAAGGGCAAATGCATCTTCGTGCCCATCGGCAACGCGGGCAACATCACCGCCATCATGGCCGGTTTCCTCAAGCTCTACGACCTGGGCGTCATCTCCGACCTGCCGCGCATCTTCGGCGTGCAGTCCCATCACGCGGACCCGGTCTACCGCTACTACGCCGTGGACGATCCCAAGGAACGCAAGTACGAGCCGGTGACCGTCAGCGCCTCCGTGGCCCAGGCCGCCATGATCGGCAGCCCGGTCTCGTTCCCGCGCGTGAAGTATTTCGCCGAAAAATTCGAGGCCGTGGGTGGCAAGGAAGCCTTCCAGGTCATCCAGGTCACCGAGCAGCAGATCATGGACTCCATGATCCAGGCCAACCGCAACGGGCACATCGCCTGCACCCAGGGCGGCGAGTCCTTTGCCGGCGCCAAGCGCGCCATGGAGCTGGGCCTGATCTCCGATGAGGAGCTGTGCATCCTTGACTCCACGGCTCACCAGCTCAAGTTCGTGGATTTCCAGAATATGTACTTCGACAATGCCTTCCCGCCCGAGTTCGAGGTCACCCCGGACATGAGCCTGGCCAACAAGCCGGAGCTGGTCATCACCCCCGAGGAAAAGGAACGCCTCTCCGCCGAGGAATACACTCGCACCACCGCCGACAACGTGGTGGCAAAGCTGGGGCTGGAAAAAAAGTAA
- a CDS encoding LysR family transcriptional regulator, translated as MTQLAPDVLRTFVSAADTGSFTRAGDAVHRTQSAVSMQIKRLETELGKTLFVREGRGVTLTAEGEILYRFARRLLALHDEALAAIGTPGVKGVVRFGAPEDYASLHLPAILKRFASSHPLIEVEVYCDASPTLRERFARRELDVMLATGEPASDAHTHRLDLAWAVADRGEALEKRPLPLALFHAGCLYRRNALAALETAGIEYRIAYGSPSMAGVLAAVQAGLAVAPVTRNCRAPGCRRVTAKEGLPSIAPVAMELHKAETENEAADTFHSFIADMLSGEEWNA; from the coding sequence ATGACGCAACTTGCGCCGGATGTGCTGCGAACCTTTGTGTCGGCCGCCGACACGGGCAGCTTCACCCGTGCCGGGGACGCAGTGCACAGAACGCAATCCGCTGTGTCCATGCAGATAAAACGACTAGAGACCGAATTGGGAAAAACGCTGTTCGTCAGGGAAGGGCGCGGCGTGACATTAACTGCCGAGGGAGAGATACTCTATCGGTTCGCCCGCCGTTTGCTGGCGCTCCATGATGAGGCCCTGGCCGCCATCGGTACGCCCGGAGTGAAAGGCGTGGTCCGTTTCGGCGCCCCGGAGGATTACGCGAGCCTGCATCTCCCGGCCATCCTGAAGCGGTTTGCCTCGTCCCATCCCCTGATTGAGGTGGAGGTCTACTGTGACGCCTCGCCCACCCTAAGGGAACGGTTCGCCAGGCGGGAACTTGATGTCATGCTCGCCACCGGAGAGCCTGCTTCCGACGCACACACCCATCGGCTCGATCTGGCCTGGGCCGTGGCCGACCGGGGCGAAGCTCTTGAAAAACGGCCCCTGCCCCTGGCTCTATTTCATGCTGGGTGCCTGTATCGCCGGAATGCATTGGCCGCCCTGGAAACAGCAGGGATAGAGTACCGCATAGCGTATGGCAGCCCGAGCATGGCCGGGGTGCTGGCCGCAGTACAGGCGGGCCTGGCCGTGGCCCCGGTCACTCGCAACTGCCGGGCCCCAGGCTGCCGCCGGGTGACGGCCAAAGAGGGATTGCCGTCCATCGCCCCCGTGGCCATGGAACTGCACAAGGCGGAAACGGAGAATGAAGCCGCCGACACCTTCCACAGCTTCATCGCGGACATGCTGTCCGGCGAAGAATGGAACGCCTGA
- a CDS encoding patatin-like phospholipase family protein: MRRKKTVSLVLGSGGARGLAHIGVIRWLEENGYRIKSISGCSMGALVGGIHAIGKLDEFEKWVRAVTKSDMVKLLDLSLGMGGLFKGGKIINTLKDLVGDSRIEDLPIAFTAVAANLSRAREVWFDEGPMFEAIRASISMPIFFTPYQYRGEDLVDGGILNPVPIAPTFSDHSDVTIAVNVCGPPMDDPESIFADHEEELSPLTEAVSDFIGKIRSSIPRSSLNIKAFDIAAQSFETMQGAIARQKIAAYPPDHLLEVPKNLCTILEFDRAAPLIRYGYDLAQAELNGSLE; the protein is encoded by the coding sequence ATGCGCAGAAAGAAAACGGTTTCCCTCGTCCTCGGCAGCGGAGGCGCGCGGGGATTGGCTCACATAGGCGTCATTCGCTGGCTGGAGGAAAACGGCTATCGGATCAAGTCCATTTCGGGCTGCTCCATGGGAGCACTGGTGGGTGGTATCCACGCCATAGGCAAGCTGGACGAGTTCGAGAAGTGGGTTCGGGCCGTGACCAAGTCGGACATGGTGAAGCTTCTGGATCTATCCCTGGGCATGGGCGGCTTGTTCAAAGGTGGCAAGATTATCAATACACTCAAGGATTTGGTGGGAGACAGCCGGATTGAAGACCTGCCCATCGCCTTTACTGCCGTGGCCGCCAACCTTTCTCGCGCCCGTGAAGTCTGGTTCGACGAGGGGCCCATGTTCGAGGCCATCCGGGCGTCCATCTCCATGCCCATCTTCTTCACCCCATACCAGTATCGGGGAGAGGACCTGGTGGACGGCGGCATCCTGAATCCGGTGCCCATTGCACCTACCTTCAGCGATCACAGCGACGTGACCATCGCGGTCAACGTCTGCGGTCCGCCCATGGACGACCCGGAGTCAATCTTCGCCGATCACGAGGAGGAGCTTTCGCCTCTGACCGAAGCGGTTTCGGATTTCATCGGCAAGATTCGCTCGAGCATTCCCCGAAGCTCTCTGAACATAAAGGCCTTCGATATCGCAGCCCAGTCCTTCGAGACCATGCAGGGCGCCATAGCGCGGCAGAAAATTGCGGCCTATCCGCCAGACCATCTGCTGGAGGTCCCCAAGAACCTGTGCACCATCCTGGAGTTCGACAGGGCGGCCCCGCTCATCCGTTACGGCTACGACCTGGCGCAGGCGGAACTGAACGGCTCGTTGGAGTAG